One window of the Hippoglossus hippoglossus isolate fHipHip1 chromosome 9, fHipHip1.pri, whole genome shotgun sequence genome contains the following:
- the ulk1a gene encoding serine/threonine-protein kinase ULK1a isoform X3: protein MESVGNFEFSRKDLIGHGAFAVVFKGRHKEKRDWEVAVKCINKKNLAKSKSLLDKEIKILKELKHENIVSLLDYQEMGGCVYLVMEYCNGGDLAEYLHSKGTLSEDTIRVFLQQIAQAMNTLQSKDILHRDLKPQNILLCHPEGRRSSSINIKIADFGFARHLQTNTMAATLCGSPMYMAPEVIMSQNYDAKADLWSIGTIVYQCLTGKAPFHASTPQELRLFYETNRTLLPSIPKETSRHLRHLLLGLLKRNHKERISFDEFFHHPFLETSSSSKKCSPAPMFSCPISGLGSSSSSSSTSQMASPQHSDGEIQQLKSKARYSPTQNTADFLLPKETADQDSLTTSSYTEDYVLVPDQFPSEYTCELDVGLPVESCLIYSGSPVGAERGPRPAGKTPLHTPSKPVGKPVELVDRKCSASVPIPVPTQILNYQRMEQNLQPVAFHGSNRVTPSSAGSSGESCAQFGGCRAAGTGFVVNSPRLATGVAHPQQGSPLVGTTPKSSEPTLPFSTRTGQFTGSPGAFAPKQVQSRLLDRITTVPDLQSFDPSASPQTKHSRKSTNKNYPFKRDLSTGRMSDLLLKAAFGAEEGSDESLNSEKSMETTAPPTGYNRGFQCSDSPPIAVFTIGSPSKGNTPPDTRVSKMLSGSPSYINSAWLLNSRLLQREGRRNSESEAMDATPHSSPVFHPPELAVDTLMEAHTDALSDLRFILAFAHCVMELASTKDPGLDVISSSDVSFLEQSMVTDQISLLSREWSYAEQLVLYMKAEEFLSSALHTAKENIKQDRLIPSATVKQVIRKLNDSYKNCVTYCRCLSDRLQTFLLDKQKLMDRFNGLTAEKLIYSHTVHMVQSAALDEMFHYGTASTQRYQRALLLMEGLSRTVTEQKDLDSIDKCKQCIERRLSALQT, encoded by the exons ATGGAGTCTGTTGGGAACTTTGAGTTCAGCAGGAAAGACCTGATTGGCCACGGTGCCTTCGCTGTTGTGTTCAAGGGAAGACACAAAGAG AAACGGGACTGGGAGGTTGCTGTGAAGTGCATTAACAAGAAGAATCTGGCCAAATCAAAGTCTCTTCTTGATAAAGAAATCAAGATATTAAAG GAactcaaacatgaaaatattgtCAGTCTGCTTGACTATCAG GAAATGGGAGGATGTGTGTATCTTGTCATGGAG taCTGTAATGGAGGCGACCTGGCTGAGTACCTTCACT CCAAGGGCACGTTGAGTGAGGACACCATCCGCGTGTTCCTGCAGCAGATCGCTCAGGCCATGAATACCCTGCAGAGCAAAGACATCCTCCACAGAGACCTCAAGCCCCAGAACATCTTACTCTGCCACCCAGAGGGCCGCAGGTCCAGCTCCATCAACATTAAGATAG CTGACTTTGGGTTTGCACGTCACCTCCAGACGAACACTATGGCAGCCACTCTGTGTGGCTCCCCCATGTACATG GCTCCTGAGGTCATCATGTCCCAGAACTACGATGCCAAAGCTGATTTGTGGAGCATAGGTACCATTGTGTACCAGTGTCTGACTGGAAAGGCACCATTTCAT GCAAGCACACCACAGGAGCTCCGTCTTTTTTATGAAACCAACAGGACCTTGTTACCCAG CATCCCAAAGGAGACTTCTCGTCACCTAAGACACCTCCTGTTGGGGCTCTTGAAGAGGAACCACAAAGAGCGGATCAGCTTTG ATGAGTTTTTCCACCATCCTTTCCTGGAGACGAGCTCCTCCTCAAAGAAAT GTTCGCCTGCTCCCATGTTCTCCTGCCCCATCTCAGGCCTGGGCAGTTCTTCAAGCAGCTCCTCCACGTCCCAAATGGCCTCACCTCAA CATTCCGATGGAGAGATCCAACAACTCAAGTCTAAAGCGAGGTACTCCCCTACACAAAACACAGCTGACTTCCTCCTGCCGAAAGAAACAGCCGATCAGGACAGTCTGACCACCTCATCATACACAGAGGACTACGTCCTGGTGCCTGACCAGTTTCCCA GTGAGTACACATGTGAACTGGATGTTGGCTTACCAGTCGAAAGTTGCCTTATATACAGTGG GAGCCCAGTCGGAGCTGAGCGAGGCCCCAGGCCTGCAGGAAAGACTCCTCTCCACACCCCCTCTAAGCCTGTTGG CAAGCCTGTTGAATTGGTTGACCGTAAGTGCAGCGCCTCTGTGCCCATTCCCGTCCCAACACAGATCCTAAACTACCAGCGCATGGAGCAGAACCTGCAGCCTGTTGCCTTCCATGGCTCCAACAG GGTCACACCGTCCAGTGCAGGCAGCAGCGGTGAAAGCTGTGCACAGTTTGGAGGCTGTAGAGCGGCTGGTACAGGATTTGTCGTTAACTCCCCAAGACTGGCAACTGGAGTAGCTCACCCTCAACAGGGCTCACCTCTAG TGGGAACCACCCCAAAGAGCTCCGAGCCGACTCTCCCATTCAGCACGAGGACTGGACAGTTCACTGGCTCACCTGGCGCCTTTGCTCCCAAG CAGGTTCAGTCGAGACTGCTAGACAGGATCACGACGGTCCCAGACCTTCAGTCATTCGACCCATCTGCTTCTCCTCAGaccaaacacagcaggaaatctACCAATAAAAACTACCCATTTAAAAG AGACCTGAGCACAGGCAGGATGTCAGATCTGCTGCTGAAGGCGGCGTTCGGAGCTGAAGAGGGAAGTGACGAGAGCCTCAACAGTGAGAAAAGCATGGAAACAACAG CTCCACCTACTGGTTATAATAGAGGCTTTCAATGCTCCGACAGCCCACCTATTGCAGTCTTCACTATCGGTTCTCCATCCAAAGGAAACACTCCTCCTGATACCAGGGTGTCAAAGATGCTCTCAG GTTCTCCCTCCTACATCAACTCAGCCTGGCTTCTTAACAGTCGCCTTCTCCAGAGAGAAGGTCGTAGAAACAGTGAGAGTGAAGCGATGGACGCGACTCCACACAGCAGTCCGGTCTTTCACCCTCCAGAGCTCGCGGTAGATACGCTAATGGAG GCTCACACAGATGCCCTCAGTGACCTGCGCTTCATCTTGGCTTTTGCCCACTGTGTCATGGAACTGGCTTCTACTAAAGACCCAGGGCTGGATGTCATCAGCAGTTCTGATGTTTCCTTTCTGGAGCAGAGCATGGTCACAGATCAGATCAGCCTTTTGAGCAGAGAATGGAG CTATGCCGAgcagttagtattgtacatgAAAGCTGAAGAGTTTTTGTCATCAGCACTGCACACAGCCAAAGAGAATATCAAACAGGACCGACTCATTCCCTCTGCTACAGTCAAACAAG TGATCCGAAAGCTGAATGATTCCTATAAGAACTGTGTGACATACTGTCGCTGCCTCAGTGATCGCCTGCAGACTTTCTTGCTCGACAAACAGAAGCTCATGGACCGTTTCAATGGCCTCACAGCAGAGAAGCTCATCTACAGCCACACTGTGCACATG GTGCAGTCTGCTGCTTTAGATGAGATGTTCCACTATGGCACAGCTTCAACCCAGCGTTACCAAAGAGCCCTTCTGCTGATGGAGGGTCTGTCCCGAACCGTCACAGAGCAAAAGGACCTCGACAGCATAGATAAAT GTAAACAGTGTATTGAACGACGCCTTTCTGCTCTTCAGACTTAA
- the ulk1a gene encoding serine/threonine-protein kinase ULK1a isoform X1: MESVGNFEFSRKDLIGHGAFAVVFKGRHKEKRDWEVAVKCINKKNLAKSKSLLDKEIKILKELKHENIVSLLDYQEMGGCVYLVMEYCNGGDLAEYLHSKGTLSEDTIRVFLQQIAQAMNTLQSKDILHRDLKPQNILLCHPEGRRSSSINIKIADFGFARHLQTNTMAATLCGSPMYMAPEVIMSQNYDAKADLWSIGTIVYQCLTGKAPFHASTPQELRLFYETNRTLLPSIPKETSRHLRHLLLGLLKRNHKERISFDEFFHHPFLETSSSSKKCSPAPMFSCPISGLGSSSSSSSTSQMASPQHSDGEIQQLKSKARYSPTQNTADFLLPKETADQDSLTTSSYTEDYVLVPDQFPSEYTCELDVGLPVESCLIYSGSPVGAERGPRPAGKTPLHTPSKPVGKPVELVDRKCSASVPIPVPTQILNYQRMEQNLQPVAFHGSNRVTPSSAGSSGESCAQFGGCRAAGTGFVVNSPRLATGVAHPQQGSPLVGTTPKSSEPTLPFSTRTGQFTGSPGAFAPKQVQSRLLDRITTVPDLQSFDPSASPQTKHSRKSTNKNYPFKRDLSTGRMSDLLLKAAFGAEEGSDESLNSEKSMETTAPPTGYNRGFQCSDSPPIAVFTIGSPSKGNTPPDTRVSKMLSGSPSYINSAWLLNSRLLQREGRRNSESEAMDATPHSSPVFHPPELAVDTLMEQAHTDALSDLRFILAFAHCVMELASTKDPGLDVISSSDVSFLEQSMVTDQISLLSREWSYAEQLVLYMKAEEFLSSALHTAKENIKQDRLIPSATVKQVIRKLNDSYKNCVTYCRCLSDRLQTFLLDKQKLMDRFNGLTAEKLIYSHTVHMVQSAALDEMFHYGTASTQRYQRALLLMEGLSRTVTEQKDLDSIDKCKQCIERRLSALQT; the protein is encoded by the exons ATGGAGTCTGTTGGGAACTTTGAGTTCAGCAGGAAAGACCTGATTGGCCACGGTGCCTTCGCTGTTGTGTTCAAGGGAAGACACAAAGAG AAACGGGACTGGGAGGTTGCTGTGAAGTGCATTAACAAGAAGAATCTGGCCAAATCAAAGTCTCTTCTTGATAAAGAAATCAAGATATTAAAG GAactcaaacatgaaaatattgtCAGTCTGCTTGACTATCAG GAAATGGGAGGATGTGTGTATCTTGTCATGGAG taCTGTAATGGAGGCGACCTGGCTGAGTACCTTCACT CCAAGGGCACGTTGAGTGAGGACACCATCCGCGTGTTCCTGCAGCAGATCGCTCAGGCCATGAATACCCTGCAGAGCAAAGACATCCTCCACAGAGACCTCAAGCCCCAGAACATCTTACTCTGCCACCCAGAGGGCCGCAGGTCCAGCTCCATCAACATTAAGATAG CTGACTTTGGGTTTGCACGTCACCTCCAGACGAACACTATGGCAGCCACTCTGTGTGGCTCCCCCATGTACATG GCTCCTGAGGTCATCATGTCCCAGAACTACGATGCCAAAGCTGATTTGTGGAGCATAGGTACCATTGTGTACCAGTGTCTGACTGGAAAGGCACCATTTCAT GCAAGCACACCACAGGAGCTCCGTCTTTTTTATGAAACCAACAGGACCTTGTTACCCAG CATCCCAAAGGAGACTTCTCGTCACCTAAGACACCTCCTGTTGGGGCTCTTGAAGAGGAACCACAAAGAGCGGATCAGCTTTG ATGAGTTTTTCCACCATCCTTTCCTGGAGACGAGCTCCTCCTCAAAGAAAT GTTCGCCTGCTCCCATGTTCTCCTGCCCCATCTCAGGCCTGGGCAGTTCTTCAAGCAGCTCCTCCACGTCCCAAATGGCCTCACCTCAA CATTCCGATGGAGAGATCCAACAACTCAAGTCTAAAGCGAGGTACTCCCCTACACAAAACACAGCTGACTTCCTCCTGCCGAAAGAAACAGCCGATCAGGACAGTCTGACCACCTCATCATACACAGAGGACTACGTCCTGGTGCCTGACCAGTTTCCCA GTGAGTACACATGTGAACTGGATGTTGGCTTACCAGTCGAAAGTTGCCTTATATACAGTGG GAGCCCAGTCGGAGCTGAGCGAGGCCCCAGGCCTGCAGGAAAGACTCCTCTCCACACCCCCTCTAAGCCTGTTGG CAAGCCTGTTGAATTGGTTGACCGTAAGTGCAGCGCCTCTGTGCCCATTCCCGTCCCAACACAGATCCTAAACTACCAGCGCATGGAGCAGAACCTGCAGCCTGTTGCCTTCCATGGCTCCAACAG GGTCACACCGTCCAGTGCAGGCAGCAGCGGTGAAAGCTGTGCACAGTTTGGAGGCTGTAGAGCGGCTGGTACAGGATTTGTCGTTAACTCCCCAAGACTGGCAACTGGAGTAGCTCACCCTCAACAGGGCTCACCTCTAG TGGGAACCACCCCAAAGAGCTCCGAGCCGACTCTCCCATTCAGCACGAGGACTGGACAGTTCACTGGCTCACCTGGCGCCTTTGCTCCCAAG CAGGTTCAGTCGAGACTGCTAGACAGGATCACGACGGTCCCAGACCTTCAGTCATTCGACCCATCTGCTTCTCCTCAGaccaaacacagcaggaaatctACCAATAAAAACTACCCATTTAAAAG AGACCTGAGCACAGGCAGGATGTCAGATCTGCTGCTGAAGGCGGCGTTCGGAGCTGAAGAGGGAAGTGACGAGAGCCTCAACAGTGAGAAAAGCATGGAAACAACAG CTCCACCTACTGGTTATAATAGAGGCTTTCAATGCTCCGACAGCCCACCTATTGCAGTCTTCACTATCGGTTCTCCATCCAAAGGAAACACTCCTCCTGATACCAGGGTGTCAAAGATGCTCTCAG GTTCTCCCTCCTACATCAACTCAGCCTGGCTTCTTAACAGTCGCCTTCTCCAGAGAGAAGGTCGTAGAAACAGTGAGAGTGAAGCGATGGACGCGACTCCACACAGCAGTCCGGTCTTTCACCCTCCAGAGCTCGCGGTAGATACGCTAATGGAG CAAGCTCACACAGATGCCCTCAGTGACCTGCGCTTCATCTTGGCTTTTGCCCACTGTGTCATGGAACTGGCTTCTACTAAAGACCCAGGGCTGGATGTCATCAGCAGTTCTGATGTTTCCTTTCTGGAGCAGAGCATGGTCACAGATCAGATCAGCCTTTTGAGCAGAGAATGGAG CTATGCCGAgcagttagtattgtacatgAAAGCTGAAGAGTTTTTGTCATCAGCACTGCACACAGCCAAAGAGAATATCAAACAGGACCGACTCATTCCCTCTGCTACAGTCAAACAAG TGATCCGAAAGCTGAATGATTCCTATAAGAACTGTGTGACATACTGTCGCTGCCTCAGTGATCGCCTGCAGACTTTCTTGCTCGACAAACAGAAGCTCATGGACCGTTTCAATGGCCTCACAGCAGAGAAGCTCATCTACAGCCACACTGTGCACATG GTGCAGTCTGCTGCTTTAGATGAGATGTTCCACTATGGCACAGCTTCAACCCAGCGTTACCAAAGAGCCCTTCTGCTGATGGAGGGTCTGTCCCGAACCGTCACAGAGCAAAAGGACCTCGACAGCATAGATAAAT GTAAACAGTGTATTGAACGACGCCTTTCTGCTCTTCAGACTTAA
- the ulk1a gene encoding serine/threonine-protein kinase ULK1a isoform X2, giving the protein MESVGNFEFSRKDLIGHGAFAVVFKGRHKEKRDWEVAVKCINKKNLAKSKSLLDKEIKILKELKHENIVSLLDYQEMGGCVYLVMEYCNGGDLAEYLHSKGTLSEDTIRVFLQQIAQAMNTLQSKDILHRDLKPQNILLCHPEGRRSSSINIKIADFGFARHLQTNTMAATLCGSPMYMAPEVIMSQNYDAKADLWSIGTIVYQCLTGKAPFHASTPQELRLFYETNRTLLPSIPKETSRHLRHLLLGLLKRNHKERISFDEFFHHPFLETSSSSKKCSPAPMFSCPISGLGSSSSSSSTSQMASPQHSDGEIQQLKSKARYSPTQNTADFLLPKETADQDSLTTSSYTEDYVLVPDQFPSEYTCELDVGLPVESCLIYSGSPVGAERGPRPAGKTPLHTPSKPVGKPVELVDRKCSASVPIPVPTQILNYQRMEQNLQPVAFHGSNRVTPSSAGSSGESCAQFGGCRAAGTGFVVNSPRLATGVAHPQQGSPLVGTTPKSSEPTLPFSTRTGQFTGSPGAFAPKVQSRLLDRITTVPDLQSFDPSASPQTKHSRKSTNKNYPFKRDLSTGRMSDLLLKAAFGAEEGSDESLNSEKSMETTAPPTGYNRGFQCSDSPPIAVFTIGSPSKGNTPPDTRVSKMLSGSPSYINSAWLLNSRLLQREGRRNSESEAMDATPHSSPVFHPPELAVDTLMEQAHTDALSDLRFILAFAHCVMELASTKDPGLDVISSSDVSFLEQSMVTDQISLLSREWSYAEQLVLYMKAEEFLSSALHTAKENIKQDRLIPSATVKQVIRKLNDSYKNCVTYCRCLSDRLQTFLLDKQKLMDRFNGLTAEKLIYSHTVHMVQSAALDEMFHYGTASTQRYQRALLLMEGLSRTVTEQKDLDSIDKCKQCIERRLSALQT; this is encoded by the exons ATGGAGTCTGTTGGGAACTTTGAGTTCAGCAGGAAAGACCTGATTGGCCACGGTGCCTTCGCTGTTGTGTTCAAGGGAAGACACAAAGAG AAACGGGACTGGGAGGTTGCTGTGAAGTGCATTAACAAGAAGAATCTGGCCAAATCAAAGTCTCTTCTTGATAAAGAAATCAAGATATTAAAG GAactcaaacatgaaaatattgtCAGTCTGCTTGACTATCAG GAAATGGGAGGATGTGTGTATCTTGTCATGGAG taCTGTAATGGAGGCGACCTGGCTGAGTACCTTCACT CCAAGGGCACGTTGAGTGAGGACACCATCCGCGTGTTCCTGCAGCAGATCGCTCAGGCCATGAATACCCTGCAGAGCAAAGACATCCTCCACAGAGACCTCAAGCCCCAGAACATCTTACTCTGCCACCCAGAGGGCCGCAGGTCCAGCTCCATCAACATTAAGATAG CTGACTTTGGGTTTGCACGTCACCTCCAGACGAACACTATGGCAGCCACTCTGTGTGGCTCCCCCATGTACATG GCTCCTGAGGTCATCATGTCCCAGAACTACGATGCCAAAGCTGATTTGTGGAGCATAGGTACCATTGTGTACCAGTGTCTGACTGGAAAGGCACCATTTCAT GCAAGCACACCACAGGAGCTCCGTCTTTTTTATGAAACCAACAGGACCTTGTTACCCAG CATCCCAAAGGAGACTTCTCGTCACCTAAGACACCTCCTGTTGGGGCTCTTGAAGAGGAACCACAAAGAGCGGATCAGCTTTG ATGAGTTTTTCCACCATCCTTTCCTGGAGACGAGCTCCTCCTCAAAGAAAT GTTCGCCTGCTCCCATGTTCTCCTGCCCCATCTCAGGCCTGGGCAGTTCTTCAAGCAGCTCCTCCACGTCCCAAATGGCCTCACCTCAA CATTCCGATGGAGAGATCCAACAACTCAAGTCTAAAGCGAGGTACTCCCCTACACAAAACACAGCTGACTTCCTCCTGCCGAAAGAAACAGCCGATCAGGACAGTCTGACCACCTCATCATACACAGAGGACTACGTCCTGGTGCCTGACCAGTTTCCCA GTGAGTACACATGTGAACTGGATGTTGGCTTACCAGTCGAAAGTTGCCTTATATACAGTGG GAGCCCAGTCGGAGCTGAGCGAGGCCCCAGGCCTGCAGGAAAGACTCCTCTCCACACCCCCTCTAAGCCTGTTGG CAAGCCTGTTGAATTGGTTGACCGTAAGTGCAGCGCCTCTGTGCCCATTCCCGTCCCAACACAGATCCTAAACTACCAGCGCATGGAGCAGAACCTGCAGCCTGTTGCCTTCCATGGCTCCAACAG GGTCACACCGTCCAGTGCAGGCAGCAGCGGTGAAAGCTGTGCACAGTTTGGAGGCTGTAGAGCGGCTGGTACAGGATTTGTCGTTAACTCCCCAAGACTGGCAACTGGAGTAGCTCACCCTCAACAGGGCTCACCTCTAG TGGGAACCACCCCAAAGAGCTCCGAGCCGACTCTCCCATTCAGCACGAGGACTGGACAGTTCACTGGCTCACCTGGCGCCTTTGCTCCCAAG GTTCAGTCGAGACTGCTAGACAGGATCACGACGGTCCCAGACCTTCAGTCATTCGACCCATCTGCTTCTCCTCAGaccaaacacagcaggaaatctACCAATAAAAACTACCCATTTAAAAG AGACCTGAGCACAGGCAGGATGTCAGATCTGCTGCTGAAGGCGGCGTTCGGAGCTGAAGAGGGAAGTGACGAGAGCCTCAACAGTGAGAAAAGCATGGAAACAACAG CTCCACCTACTGGTTATAATAGAGGCTTTCAATGCTCCGACAGCCCACCTATTGCAGTCTTCACTATCGGTTCTCCATCCAAAGGAAACACTCCTCCTGATACCAGGGTGTCAAAGATGCTCTCAG GTTCTCCCTCCTACATCAACTCAGCCTGGCTTCTTAACAGTCGCCTTCTCCAGAGAGAAGGTCGTAGAAACAGTGAGAGTGAAGCGATGGACGCGACTCCACACAGCAGTCCGGTCTTTCACCCTCCAGAGCTCGCGGTAGATACGCTAATGGAG CAAGCTCACACAGATGCCCTCAGTGACCTGCGCTTCATCTTGGCTTTTGCCCACTGTGTCATGGAACTGGCTTCTACTAAAGACCCAGGGCTGGATGTCATCAGCAGTTCTGATGTTTCCTTTCTGGAGCAGAGCATGGTCACAGATCAGATCAGCCTTTTGAGCAGAGAATGGAG CTATGCCGAgcagttagtattgtacatgAAAGCTGAAGAGTTTTTGTCATCAGCACTGCACACAGCCAAAGAGAATATCAAACAGGACCGACTCATTCCCTCTGCTACAGTCAAACAAG TGATCCGAAAGCTGAATGATTCCTATAAGAACTGTGTGACATACTGTCGCTGCCTCAGTGATCGCCTGCAGACTTTCTTGCTCGACAAACAGAAGCTCATGGACCGTTTCAATGGCCTCACAGCAGAGAAGCTCATCTACAGCCACACTGTGCACATG GTGCAGTCTGCTGCTTTAGATGAGATGTTCCACTATGGCACAGCTTCAACCCAGCGTTACCAAAGAGCCCTTCTGCTGATGGAGGGTCTGTCCCGAACCGTCACAGAGCAAAAGGACCTCGACAGCATAGATAAAT GTAAACAGTGTATTGAACGACGCCTTTCTGCTCTTCAGACTTAA